In the genome of Pelodiscus sinensis isolate JC-2024 chromosome 3, ASM4963464v1, whole genome shotgun sequence, one region contains:
- the LOC102449953 gene encoding sulfotransferase 6B1-like — MAKSSVIQELLQYLDKVKGKTSEELLFSYKGVLYPIGLCSAETFQALDTIEFRHDDVFLAVYPKCGTNWILHILSDLINAVPNNTGGSSKERIYGLEFETPEKFQKIKNAPSPRIFSTHLLYDDLPKAVFENKVKIVLVFRNPKDAAVSYYHFYNNSPGLPDISSWDEFFQKFMSGEVTWGSYFDHALSWNKHMDEENIMIITYEEMKENLHGGVKQIADFLGFSLPEEKIQSIAENATFESMSNKSQETHGKFAPMLFRKGGIGDWKNLFTEAQSQKMDAKFEECSAGTELGAKLKYDKYCKY; from the exons ATGGCTAAAAGTAGTGTTATTCAGGAACTATTGCAATACTTGGATAAAGTTAAAGGGAAAACATCTGAAGAGCTGCTGTTCTCCTACAAGGGGGTGCTCTACCCTATTGGATTGTGCAGCGCTGAGACTTTCCAAGCACTGGACACCATAGAATTTAGACATGATGATGTGTTCCTAGCTGTTTATCCTAAATGCG GAACTAACTGGATTCTACACATTTTAAGTGACTTGATAAATGCAGTACCAAATAATACAGGCGGTTCATCAAAAGAACGTATATATGGGCTTGAATTTGAAACTCCAGAAAAATTTCAG aaaataaaaaatgcacCTTCTCCACGTATCTTTTCCACGCATCTCCTTTATGATGATCTTCCCAAGGCTGTGTTTGAGAATAAGGTGAAG atAGTGTTGGTATTTCGAAATCCAAAAGATGCAGCAGTATCCTATTACCACTTCTACAACAACAGTCCTGGGCTTCCAGATATCAGCTCCTGGgatgagttctttcagaagttcATGAGTGGAGAAG TCACCTGGGGTTCATATTTTGACCATGCTCTTTCCTGGAACAAACACATGGATGAAGAGAATATCATGATAATCACGTATGAAGAAATGAAAGAG AATTTACATGGAGGAGTGAAACAAATAGCTGATTTTTTGGGGTTCTCTCTGCCTGAAGAGAAGATTCAGTCTATTGCAGAGAATGCCACCTTCGAATCCATGAGCAACAAATCCCAAGAAACACATGGCAAATTTGCTCCCATGCTTTTCAGAAAAG GTGGCATTGGAGATTGGAAGAACCTCTTTACTGAAGCTCAGAGCCAGAAAATGGATGCCAAATTTGAAGAGTGTTCAGCGGGAACTGAACTGGGAGCAAAGCTAAAATATGATAAATACTGCAAATACTAA